The Desulfohalovibrio reitneri genome contains a region encoding:
- a CDS encoding DMT family transporter, which yields MIETAALMLCAVLAGVAATVQAGLNSTLRTYLGSPESAALVSFFIGTAALAGVVLAGRLPFALGTAIGRAPAWCWLGGFLGAFLVTVTVYAAPKLGAATMMALLVSGQMVASLILDHYGLIGFPLREASGLRILGVFMLVGGVFLINRF from the coding sequence GTGATAGAGACCGCCGCCCTCATGCTCTGCGCCGTGCTGGCCGGAGTGGCGGCCACGGTGCAGGCGGGCCTCAACTCCACCCTGCGCACCTACCTGGGCAGCCCGGAGTCGGCCGCCCTGGTCTCTTTCTTCATCGGCACCGCCGCCCTGGCCGGAGTGGTCCTGGCAGGAAGGCTGCCCTTCGCGCTCGGCACCGCCATCGGCCGCGCCCCGGCCTGGTGCTGGCTGGGCGGCTTCCTGGGCGCGTTCCTGGTCACGGTCACGGTCTACGCCGCCCCCAAGCTGGGCGCGGCCACCATGATGGCCCTGCTCGTCTCCGGGCAGATGGTCGCCTCCCTCATCCTGGACCACTACGGCCTCATCGGCTTCCCCCTGCGCGAGGCCTCCGGGCTGCGCATCCTCGGGGTATTCATGCTGGTGGGCGGAGTCTTTCTCATCAACCGCTTTTAG
- a CDS encoding UbiA-like polyprenyltransferase: protein MLGPVRTFARMVKIEHSVFALPFAYTGLFWSADGWPGWRAFLLVTLAMVAVRSFAMAFNRIADLPFDRDNPRTRDRPLVTGEMSLHGAWVLTVTCAAVFVAACWSINPLVFTLSPIALVIAGGYSLTKRFTWLCHFVLGATLGLAPLGGWLAVQPAFAPAPVVLALGVTFWVAGFDILYAAQDIGFDRERGLNSLPARFGLGTALALSTFCHVQTGLFFLLAGWTAGAGWLFAGVMAVVALFLALEHLLISERDMSRVNLAFFTVNGVIALAVFAGALADIYWG from the coding sequence ATGCTCGGCCCCGTCCGCACATTCGCCCGCATGGTCAAGATCGAGCACTCGGTCTTCGCCCTTCCCTTCGCCTACACCGGCCTGTTCTGGTCCGCCGATGGGTGGCCCGGCTGGCGCGCTTTCCTGCTGGTCACGCTGGCCATGGTGGCCGTGCGCTCCTTCGCCATGGCCTTCAACCGCATCGCTGACCTGCCCTTCGACCGTGACAACCCCCGCACCCGCGACCGCCCCCTGGTCACAGGCGAGATGTCCCTCCACGGCGCGTGGGTGCTGACCGTCACCTGCGCCGCCGTGTTCGTGGCCGCCTGCTGGTCCATCAACCCACTGGTGTTCACGCTCTCGCCCATCGCCCTGGTCATCGCTGGAGGGTACTCCCTGACCAAGCGTTTCACCTGGCTCTGCCACTTCGTGCTCGGCGCCACTCTGGGCCTGGCCCCGCTGGGCGGCTGGCTGGCCGTGCAGCCCGCCTTCGCCCCGGCCCCGGTCGTCCTGGCCCTGGGCGTCACCTTCTGGGTGGCCGGGTTCGACATCCTCTACGCCGCCCAGGACATCGGCTTCGACCGCGAGCGGGGCCTCAATTCCCTGCCCGCCCGTTTCGGCCTGGGCACCGCCCTGGCCCTGTCCACCTTCTGCCACGTGCAGACCGGGCTGTTCTTCCTCCTGGCGGGCTGGACCGCCGGGGCGGGCTGGCTCTTCGCCGGGGTCATGGCCGTGGTGGCCCTGTTCCTGGCCCTGGAGCACCTGCTCATCTCGGAACGCGACATGAGCCGGGTCAACCTGGCCTTCTTCACCGTCAACGGCGTCATCGCCCTGGCCGTCTTCGCCGGGGCCCTGGCCGACATCTACTGGGGCTGA
- a CDS encoding mechanosensitive ion channel family protein: MEQAWAEFLAWLEPLKDLMIWRAGVRTLIMLAAMAVSYPLVKRLIARVIHGVVRRTRTDWDDVLADKGFFSALALFAPVAVFDAFTDVLLPQYKGEWSRIIISVYTTFVTVVLIDRFLDAALAIYQKYPVSRRRPIKGYVQLFKIFIYIMGGLSALALLLDRSPWGLLSGIGALTAVLMLVFKDTILSFVAGMQIASNDIMRVGDWVTMEEYGINGEVEEIALNIIKVRNFDKTLASLPTHKVLEGAVQNWRGMQETGGRRIMRSLLIDQSSVRFLTVEEIAKLEGIALLKPYIQKRRREIVEWNAWRGVDLSHPVNGRRMTNLGCFRAYVDAFLHDKPDIRSDLTFLVRQLQPTSKGIPLEVYVFTNTTVWAEYERIQADIFDHLLAALPHFHLRLFQDPAGADLGDLTRCLGRGGNK, translated from the coding sequence ATGGAACAGGCGTGGGCCGAATTCCTGGCCTGGCTGGAGCCGCTGAAGGACCTCATGATCTGGCGGGCCGGGGTGCGCACGCTCATCATGCTGGCGGCCATGGCCGTCTCCTACCCCCTGGTCAAGCGCCTCATCGCCAGGGTCATTCACGGGGTGGTGCGCCGCACCCGCACAGACTGGGACGACGTCCTGGCGGACAAGGGCTTCTTCTCCGCCCTGGCCCTGTTCGCCCCGGTGGCCGTATTCGACGCCTTCACCGACGTGCTGCTCCCCCAGTACAAGGGGGAGTGGTCGCGGATCATCATCTCGGTCTACACCACCTTCGTCACGGTGGTGCTCATCGACCGCTTCCTGGACGCGGCCCTGGCCATCTACCAGAAGTACCCGGTCTCCCGCCGCCGTCCCATCAAGGGGTACGTCCAGCTCTTCAAGATCTTCATCTACATCATGGGCGGCCTCTCCGCCCTGGCCCTGCTCCTGGACCGCTCGCCCTGGGGCCTGCTCTCGGGCATTGGCGCGCTTACCGCCGTGCTCATGCTGGTCTTCAAGGACACCATCCTCTCCTTCGTGGCCGGCATGCAGATCGCCTCCAACGACATCATGCGCGTGGGCGACTGGGTGACAATGGAGGAGTACGGTATCAACGGCGAAGTGGAGGAAATCGCCCTCAACATCATCAAGGTCCGCAACTTCGACAAGACCCTGGCCTCCCTGCCCACCCACAAGGTGCTGGAGGGAGCGGTGCAGAATTGGCGCGGCATGCAGGAGACGGGCGGTCGCCGCATCATGCGCTCCCTGCTCATCGACCAGTCCTCGGTGCGTTTTCTGACCGTGGAGGAGATCGCCAAGCTCGAGGGCATCGCCCTGCTCAAGCCCTATATCCAGAAGCGGCGTCGGGAGATCGTGGAATGGAACGCTTGGCGCGGGGTGGACCTGTCCCATCCCGTCAACGGCCGCCGCATGACCAACCTGGGCTGCTTCCGCGCCTACGTGGACGCCTTCCTGCACGACAAGCCGGACATCCGCAGCGACCTGACCTTCCTGGTGCGCCAGCTCCAGCCAACCTCCAAGGGCATCCCCCTGGAAGTCTACGTATTCACCAACACCACAGTCTGGGCCGAATACGAGCGCATCCAGGCGGACATTTTCGATCATCTCCTGGCGGCTCTGCCCCACTTCCATCTGCGCCTTTTCCAGGATCCCGCCGGGGCCGACCTGGGCGACCTGACGCGCTGCCTGGGCCGGGGCGGAAACAAGTAG
- a CDS encoding DUF1330 domain-containing protein: protein MPAYLLIHTLEITDQDTYAEYQAKAREIIENHGGRYVFSSDRVTRLSGDVEPVRSVAIEFPTRDKLDACFASMDYKAVAPLREKSVQGWTLIAETD, encoded by the coding sequence ATGCCAGCCTATCTTTTGATCCACACCCTGGAGATCACGGACCAGGACACCTACGCCGAGTACCAGGCCAAGGCCCGCGAGATCATAGAGAACCACGGCGGCCGCTACGTGTTCAGCAGCGACAGGGTCACGCGCCTCTCCGGCGACGTCGAGCCGGTGCGTTCCGTGGCCATCGAATTCCCCACGCGCGATAAGCTGGACGCCTGTTTCGCCAGCATGGACTACAAGGCCGTCGCCCCGCTGCGCGAGAAATCCGTACAGGGCTGGACCCTCATCGCGGAAACGGACTAG
- a CDS encoding IS5 family transposase (programmed frameshift), with the protein MGKRVQSWEVSDEFWAIVEPHIPVSQHDTTRKYKRKPGGGRKPLPPRRVFEAIVYVLRTGIQWKALPKEVFGSPSSIHAYFRKWEKQGFFLSLWQAGLAEYDEMMGIAWEWQAVDGGALKAPLACEAGGRNPTDRGKKRGSKRHILVDERGVPLSIVGTGANRHDVSRLENVLKGKVVGGPFEPEVADNLCADAGYTGDNARQVIENAGYLPHVRPRGEEIAEKERNPEFKPRRWVVEVSLSWLNRFRKLLVRFEKLHSTHLALTHLAAAIIALRKTGIIYG; encoded by the exons ATGGGAAAGCGAGTTCAATCTTGGGAAGTTTCTGATGAATTCTGGGCTATTGTCGAGCCGCACATTCCTGTATCTCAACATGATACCACGAGGAAATACAAGCGAAAACCAGGGGGCGGTAGAAAGCCTCTCCCGCCTCGGAGAGTCTTTGAGGCCATCGTATATGTTTTGCGCACTGGGATTCAATGGAAGGCCTTACCCAAAGAAGTGTTTGGGAGCCCAAGCTCTATCCATGCCTATTTCAGAAAGTGGGAAAAGCAAGGCTTTTTTCTGTCGCTTTGGCAAGCAGGTCTCGCTGAATATGATGAAATGATGGGGATTGCTTGGGAATGGCAAGCCGTTGACGGGGGTGCGCTTAAAGCACCTTTGGCCTGTGAGGCGGGTGGCAGGAATCCGACAGACCGGGGAAAAAAAAG AGGTTCCAAACGCCACATTCTTGTGGACGAGCGTGGCGTCCCGTTGTCGATCGTCGGAACAGGCGCAAATCGACATGATGTATCCCGGTTGGAGAATGTGTTGAAAGGCAAAGTCGTGGGCGGGCCTTTCGAGCCAGAGGTGGCAGATAATCTCTGTGCCGATGCAGGCTACACCGGCGACAACGCACGGCAAGTAATTGAGAACGCAGGGTATCTCCCCCATGTTCGGCCGCGTGGTGAAGAGATCGCAGAGAAGGAACGCAACCCTGAATTCAAGCCACGAAGGTGGGTTGTAGAAGTGAGCCTGTCTTGGCTTAATCGCTTCAGGAAGCTTCTGGTCAGGTTTGAAAAGCTGCATTCAACTCATTTGGCATTAACCCATCTGGCGGCCGCCATCATCGCTCTGAGAAAGACAGGAATTATTTACGGATAA